Proteins encoded within one genomic window of Amycolatopsis sp. 2-15:
- a CDS encoding SDR family NAD(P)-dependent oxidoreductase, with product MKITELFDLTGRTALVTGASRGIGAAVSRVLSEAGARVVLVGRSVETLAAVARELPGDADVVAADLARPDAPAEILAAAGPVDVLVNNAGSGTGAGFADRLQLADVDEAWAVYLRAPIVLAGLAAAGMAARGGGSVITLSSGAAHRGLPGLSVYSGLRAGAEAATRALAAEWGSRGVRFNAVSPGAVRTTLGAWIVDDDAARAKYLETVPLGRVGEPADVAAAVLFFASPASSYITGQTLIVDGGWVTTAPSPVG from the coding sequence ATGAAGATCACCGAACTGTTCGACCTGACCGGCAGGACCGCCCTCGTCACCGGGGCGAGCCGCGGGATCGGCGCCGCCGTGAGCCGGGTGCTGTCGGAAGCGGGCGCGCGCGTGGTGCTGGTCGGCCGGTCCGTCGAGACCCTGGCCGCGGTGGCGCGCGAGCTCCCCGGCGACGCCGACGTGGTCGCCGCCGACCTGGCACGCCCGGACGCCCCGGCCGAGATCCTCGCCGCCGCGGGCCCCGTCGACGTCCTCGTCAACAACGCCGGCAGCGGCACGGGCGCGGGTTTCGCCGACCGGCTGCAGCTCGCCGACGTCGACGAAGCCTGGGCGGTGTACCTGCGCGCCCCGATTGTGCTGGCCGGCCTCGCCGCCGCCGGCATGGCCGCTCGCGGCGGCGGCAGCGTCATCACCCTGTCGTCGGGCGCCGCCCACCGCGGGCTTCCCGGCTTGTCCGTCTACAGCGGACTTCGCGCCGGCGCTGAAGCCGCCACCCGCGCGCTGGCCGCCGAGTGGGGCTCCCGCGGCGTTCGTTTCAACGCCGTCAGTCCCGGTGCCGTCCGCACCACCCTCGGCGCCTGGATCGTCGACGACGACGCGGCGCGGGCGAAGTACCTGGAGACCGTGCCCCTGGGCCGGGTCGGTGAGCCGGCCGACGTCGCTGCCGCTGTGTTGTTCTTCGCTTCCCCCGCGTCGTCGTACATCACCGGCCAGACCCTCATCGTCGACGGCGGCTGGGTCACGACGGCGCCGTCACCGGTGGGCTGA
- a CDS encoding AraC family transcriptional regulator, with amino-acid sequence MDPVEDVLTAMRIEQSRYVRIEAGAPWGIAFHSPETTRLVLIASGSCVLTGEHVGEPRRLAPGDCFVVRAGAQFTLEDEPGRELVECETLFTEPEGTVATHGGTGARTDIVSGRFSFDATAAEPLFAMLPPLFLLDLHGEAGEQLRSTFDLLAREEAGAGLGSRLVTSRLADVLFVQAIRAFCDIGGGDLGWLAAQRDPRLAAATRALHADPAHPWTVEALANEAGLSRSAFAAAFRAVVGETPLGYLTSWRLHQAKRLLRETDLSVAQIAARVGYESNAALTRVFSRRVGTTPGAWRRR; translated from the coding sequence GTGGATCCCGTGGAGGACGTGCTCACCGCGATGCGGATCGAGCAGTCCCGGTACGTGCGGATCGAGGCCGGTGCGCCGTGGGGCATCGCCTTCCACTCGCCCGAGACCACCCGCCTCGTGCTGATCGCCTCCGGTTCGTGCGTGCTCACGGGCGAGCACGTGGGCGAACCGCGCCGGCTCGCGCCGGGCGACTGCTTCGTCGTCCGCGCCGGTGCGCAGTTCACGCTCGAGGACGAGCCCGGCCGGGAGCTCGTCGAGTGCGAAACCCTGTTCACCGAACCGGAAGGCACCGTCGCGACGCACGGCGGCACCGGCGCGCGCACCGACATCGTGTCCGGCCGGTTCTCCTTCGACGCCACCGCGGCCGAACCGCTGTTCGCGATGCTGCCGCCCCTGTTCCTGCTCGACCTGCACGGCGAGGCCGGGGAGCAGCTGCGTTCGACGTTCGACCTGCTCGCCCGCGAGGAGGCCGGCGCGGGCCTCGGCTCCCGGCTCGTGACCAGCCGGCTCGCGGACGTGCTGTTCGTCCAGGCGATCCGCGCGTTCTGCGACATCGGGGGCGGCGACCTGGGCTGGCTCGCCGCCCAGCGCGACCCGCGCCTCGCGGCCGCCACGCGCGCGCTGCACGCCGACCCCGCGCACCCGTGGACGGTCGAGGCGCTGGCCAATGAGGCCGGCCTTTCGCGCTCGGCGTTCGCGGCGGCGTTCCGCGCCGTGGTCGGCGAGACCCCGCTGGGCTACCTCACGTCGTGGCGGCTGCACCAGGCGAAGCGGCTCCTGCGCGAGACCGACCTGAGCGTCGCGCAGATCGCGGCTCGGGTGGGTTACGAGTCCAACGCCGCGCTCACCCGGGTGTTCAGCCGCCGCGTAGGAACGACGCCTGGGGCGTGGCGGCGCCGGTGA
- a CDS encoding APC family permease — MRRSVGFYGLMFVSLGSIIGSGWLLGALKAAKVAGPASLVSWVLTAIIMATLALIHAELGAAYPVAGGTARYPALAYGVLGGFVGGWVAWLQAVALAPVEVEASLEYLDNITWVKEHLNLLSPSGTLTASGFGWATLLMAIFTLINLVGVKLLSESNSATVIWKTAVPVLTVVVLLSLRFHPGNFTAGGGFAPHGAHGIFAALPVGVVFALQGFEQAVQVGGEARDPQKDLSRAIIVAMVIGTIVYLLLEVAFIGALDPAALLKGWDNPIAQGSFGPYATLATLAGAGWLSYVLYADAFVSPAGTGMLYLGTSARLSYAMGRERTLPKGLGKLNVRGVPVWSIGLSFVVGEIAFLPFPSWQSLVSVITSATALMYAFAPVSMIALRKRDPDRPRPYRAPMPKVLAPAGFVAANLIIYWGGFDITWKIMIAVVIGFGLFLIARATSPKLERLPIDWKAAQWIAPWLAGHVLIGYLGRYGESGNISVLPEWIDLLVVIAFSLAVFYWAVNVAVDSGKVKAAVEREALELAVQ; from the coding sequence ATGCGCAGATCGGTCGGTTTCTACGGCCTGATGTTCGTTTCGCTCGGCTCGATCATCGGCTCCGGCTGGCTGCTCGGCGCGCTCAAGGCGGCGAAGGTGGCGGGCCCCGCCTCGCTCGTGTCGTGGGTGCTCACCGCGATCATCATGGCGACACTCGCCCTGATCCACGCGGAGCTCGGCGCCGCCTACCCGGTCGCCGGGGGCACGGCCCGGTACCCCGCGCTCGCGTACGGAGTGCTCGGCGGGTTCGTCGGCGGCTGGGTGGCGTGGCTGCAGGCGGTGGCGCTGGCGCCGGTGGAGGTCGAGGCGAGTCTCGAGTACCTCGACAACATCACCTGGGTCAAAGAACACCTGAATCTGCTGAGTCCCTCGGGCACGCTCACCGCGAGCGGATTCGGCTGGGCGACGCTGCTCATGGCGATCTTCACGCTCATCAACCTCGTCGGCGTGAAACTGCTGTCGGAAAGCAATTCGGCCACGGTGATCTGGAAGACCGCGGTGCCGGTGCTGACCGTGGTCGTGCTGCTGTCGCTGCGGTTCCACCCGGGCAACTTCACCGCCGGCGGCGGCTTCGCCCCGCACGGCGCCCACGGCATCTTCGCGGCGCTGCCGGTCGGCGTGGTGTTCGCGTTGCAGGGCTTCGAGCAAGCCGTGCAGGTCGGCGGCGAGGCGCGCGACCCACAGAAGGACCTGTCGCGCGCGATTATCGTCGCGATGGTGATCGGCACGATCGTCTACCTGCTGCTGGAGGTCGCGTTCATCGGCGCGCTCGACCCGGCCGCGCTGCTCAAGGGCTGGGACAACCCGATCGCACAAGGCTCCTTCGGCCCGTACGCCACGCTGGCGACCCTCGCCGGCGCGGGCTGGCTGTCGTACGTCCTCTACGCCGACGCCTTCGTCTCCCCGGCGGGCACCGGCATGCTCTACCTCGGCACGTCGGCGCGCCTGTCCTACGCGATGGGCCGCGAGCGCACGCTGCCGAAGGGCCTCGGCAAGCTCAACGTGCGCGGGGTGCCGGTGTGGTCGATCGGGTTGTCGTTCGTGGTCGGCGAGATCGCGTTCCTGCCGTTCCCGAGCTGGCAGTCGCTGGTCAGCGTGATCACCTCGGCCACCGCGCTGATGTACGCGTTCGCCCCGGTCTCGATGATCGCGCTGCGCAAACGCGACCCGGACCGCCCGCGCCCGTACCGCGCGCCGATGCCGAAGGTGCTGGCGCCCGCGGGATTCGTGGCCGCGAACCTGATCATCTACTGGGGCGGCTTCGACATCACGTGGAAGATCATGATCGCCGTCGTGATCGGCTTCGGTCTGTTCCTGATCGCGCGCGCGACGAGCCCGAAGCTGGAACGCCTCCCGATCGACTGGAAGGCCGCGCAGTGGATCGCGCCGTGGCTCGCCGGCCACGTGCTCATCGGCTATCTAGGCCGCTACGGCGAGTCGGGCAACATCAGCGTCCTGCCGGAGTGGATCGACCTGCTGGTGGTGATCGCGTTCAGCCTGGCGGTGTTCTACTGGGCCGTGAACGTCGCCGTCGACAGCGGCAAGGTGAAGGCGGCGGTCGAACGGGAGGCGCTGGAGCTGGCTGTGCAGTGA
- a CDS encoding LLM class flavin-dependent oxidoreductase: MPITSEPLRKLGFLTIGLFDEADPAAGHESTLQVIQLGEELGFDSAWVRHRHLQFGISSPVAVLAAATQRTSRIELGTAVIPLGWENPLRLAEDLATVDVLSGGRLNPGLSVGEPRHYDHLAPALYPDTASAEDFSYRRVERLLGFIRGEKATDFSGTEGIEEYSPLVQPHSPGLADRLWYGGAGTRSARWAGEHRMNLLASSVVRVEDPDATEIDFAAIQARQIREFRAHHPLGADARVSQGLVVIPTDSATPEQRAKYEAYAAFRLPRVGKAHGPARMTFAEDLVGTSASIAERLYADAAFREVSEVAFALPFSFEHADYVQILTDIATRLGPELGWKPAV, from the coding sequence GTGCCGATCACCTCGGAACCGTTGCGCAAGCTGGGCTTCCTCACGATCGGGCTGTTTGACGAGGCCGATCCCGCGGCCGGTCACGAGTCGACGCTGCAGGTCATCCAGCTCGGCGAGGAGCTCGGTTTCGACAGCGCGTGGGTGCGCCACCGGCACCTGCAGTTCGGCATCTCCTCACCCGTCGCCGTTCTGGCCGCCGCCACGCAGCGCACGAGCCGCATCGAGCTGGGCACCGCCGTGATCCCCCTCGGCTGGGAAAACCCGCTGCGCCTCGCCGAAGACCTCGCCACGGTCGACGTCCTCTCCGGCGGGCGCCTCAACCCCGGCCTGAGCGTCGGCGAGCCCCGCCACTACGACCACCTCGCGCCCGCGCTCTACCCCGACACCGCGTCGGCCGAGGACTTCAGCTACCGGCGCGTGGAGCGCCTCCTGGGCTTCATTCGCGGCGAGAAGGCCACGGACTTCAGCGGCACCGAGGGCATCGAGGAGTACTCGCCCCTCGTCCAGCCGCACTCCCCCGGCCTCGCCGACCGCCTCTGGTACGGCGGCGCCGGCACCCGCTCCGCCCGCTGGGCCGGCGAGCACCGCATGAACCTCCTGGCCAGCAGCGTCGTGCGCGTCGAAGACCCCGACGCCACCGAGATCGACTTCGCCGCCATCCAGGCCCGGCAGATCCGCGAGTTCCGCGCCCACCACCCCCTGGGCGCCGACGCCCGCGTGTCCCAGGGCCTGGTCGTCATCCCGACCGACAGCGCGACCCCCGAGCAGCGCGCGAAATACGAGGCCTACGCCGCTTTCCGCCTACCCCGCGTCGGCAAAGCCCACGGCCCTGCCCGCATGACCTTCGCCGAAGACCTGGTGGGCACGTCGGCGTCCATCGCCGAGCGGCTGTACGCGGACGCCGCTTTCCGGGAGGTCTCGGAGGTGGCGTTCGCCCTGCCGTTCAGCTTCGAGCACGCCGACTACGTGCAGATCCTGACGGACATCGCCACCAGGTTGGGTCCGGAGCTGGGCTGGAAGCCGGCGGTCTGA